The sequence TCACCGTGGTCTCGGCCTACGTCCACTCGGGGGACGTCGGTACGCCCAAGCAAGTGGACAAGTACCGCTTCCTGGACGAGATGGTCCGTCACCTGCCCGAGCTGAGGGCCACCAAGGACTACGCCGTGCTCACCGGTGACCTCAACGTCGGCCACACCACGCGGGACATCAAGAACTGGAAGGGCAACACCAAGAAAGCCGGCTTCCTGCCGGAGGAGCGCGCTTACTTCGACCGGTTCTTCGGCGAGGAGATCGGCTACGTGGACGTGGCCCGTCAGCTCGCCGGAGACGTGGAGGGGCCCTACACGTGGTGGTCCATGCGCGGCCAGGCCTTCGACAATGACACGGGCTGGCGCATCGACTACCAGGCCGCCACCCCGGAGCTCGCCGCCAAGGCCACCGGCGCCGTGGTGGACCGCGCCCCCAGCTGGAACACCCGCTTCTCCGACCACGCGCCGCTCGTGGTCGACTACCAGTTCTGAACCGCACCTCCCGCAAGGACCAGCACCCCATGACCGAGAACACCACGCCCGACGCCGGCGCGGCACCCGCCGCGGCCGGCACCCCTACCGCCGGGCGTCCGGCGCAGACACCCCGGACATCCCGGACAACCCCGGCTGATGTCCTGGCCCAGGACACCGCGAAGACGGCCCACCTGGCCGGCGCCAGCACCCGTCACCGCGTGCTGTCCGGCATGCAGCCCTCCGCGGACTCGCTGCACCTGGGCAACTACCTCGGGGCGCTGGTGAACTGGGTGCAGGTCCAGGAGGACTTCGACGCCTACTTCTTCATCCCCGACCTGCACGCGATCACGGTGCCCCAGGACCCCGAGGCCATGGTGAAGCGCACCCGCGTGGCGGCCGCCCAGTTCATCGCCGGCGGGATCGACCCGGAGCGCTCCACCCTGTTCGTGCAGTCCCAGGTACCCGAACACGCCCAACTGGCGTGGATCCTGATGTGCATGACCGGAATGGGCGAAGCCCAGCGGATGACGCAATTCAAGGACAAGGCGGCCCGGCAGGGCGCGGAGGCGGCCGGCGTCGGGCTCCTGGCCTACCCCATGCTGATGGCCGCGGACATCCTGCTGTACCAGCCGCACGGGGTGCCCGTGGGGGACGACCAGCGCCAGCACGTGGAGCTGACCCGGGACCTGGCCCAGCGATTCAACGCCCGCTTCGGCGAGACCTTCGTGGTGCCCACCGGCTTCTACCCGGAGAACGGTGCCCGCATCTATGACCTGCAGAACCCGACCTCGAAGATGTCCAAGTCCGCCGAGTCACCGAACGGCCTGATCAACCTCCTCGACGATCCGAAGGTCATCGCCAAGCGGATCAAATCCGCCGTGACGGACGACGGCACCGAGGTCCGCTTCGACCGCGAGGCCAAGCCGGGGGTGTCCAACCTGCTCTCGATCTTCGCCGCATTCAGCGGAAGGACGATCCCGGAGCTCGAGGAAGCCTATGTCGGCAAGATGTACGGTCACCTCAAGATGGACCTGGCCGAGGTCGTCGTCGAGCGACTGGCCCCGATCCGGACCCGGGCCCTGGAGCTGTTGGATGATCCGGCCGAGCTGGATCGCCTGCTGTCCCAGGGGGCCCTCAAGGCCCGCGAGGTGGCCGTGCCGGTGCTGGCCGATGTGTACGCGAAGATGGGCTTCCAGCCGCCCAGCCGGTGAGACGCGTGCCGGTCGAGCGCTGAGACGTGTCATGGGCACCCATGACAGGTGTCATCAGTTCGGCCGATTGCCCGTGACGGCACCGCCCGGGCGGGAGGGACCTGACATACTGGCGTGGAAACCCACCCCGACGGCAGTCACCACGAAAGGTCCCCCATGTCAGCACCCGTTCTCGAGACAGAGAACCTGGTCAAGGTCTATGGGCGAGGAGAATCCCGCTTCGACGCCCTCAAAGGCCTGACCTTCGAAATCCACGAAGGCGAATCGGTGGCGATCGTCGGCAAGTCGGGCTCCGGCAAGTCCACCCTGATGCACCTGCTGGCACTGCTCGATGAGCCGACCTCCGGCGTGGTGGCCATGGACGGCCGCCCTGTCAGCCAGTTGAAGCCCGCCCAGGTCTCCGCACTGCGCAATGACACCTTCGGCTTCGTGTTCCAGCAGTTCTTCCTCAACGCCAACCAGACGGTGCTGGAGAACGTCATCCTGCCGCTGAAGATCGCCGGCGTCTCCGCCTCCGAGCGCAAGCGCCGCGGCATGGAGGTCCTGGAGCAGCTGGAGATGGCGGACAAGGCCAAGAACAAGGCCAATGACCTCTCGGGCGGACAGAAGCAGCGCGTCTGCATCGCCCGCGCCCTCATCAACCAGCCGACCGTGCTGTTCGCCGATGAGCCGACCGGCAACCTGGACACCGCGACCGGCGAGGTCGTGGAGGACATCCTTTTCGGGCTGCACCGTGACCGGGGCATCACCCTGGTCGTCGTCACGCACGACGACGACCTGGCCTCCCGCTGCGACCGCCGCCTGCTGATGCAGGACGGCCTCATCGTCGCCGACGACCGGGGGGAGGCGGCCAAGGCCGCCGGGGCCGGCGTCGGGCAGGCCTCCCGTGAGGGCTCCCGCCAGGTGGGCGGACATGGCAAGCACGCCGCGCCCGCGACGGCGGACGGACAGCCAGCCTCCGGACAGGACACCGAGACCGGCACCAAGACCGGGGAGGGACAGGCATGAGGAACGTAGACGTCGTCCGGACCGCGCTGGGCAACACCATGCGGTCCAAGACCAGAACCTTCCTGACGGTCATCGCGATCGTCATCGGCGCCTTCACCCTGACCCTCACCTCGGGCCTGGGCGCCGGCATCAACAAGTACGTCGACTCCATGGTCGCCGGATTCGGCCAGACCAACCAGATCTACGTCATGCCGGGGATGGACGCGTCCCAGCAGATGCCGACCAACGGCGAACCCCAGGAGTATGACCCCGAGGAGGCCGGCGCCACCGGTGAGTTCGGCATGCAGATGCTGACCGAGGACGACATCGCCACGATCGAGGGCATCAACGGTGTCACCGACGTGGAGCCCATCGTCTTCGTCACCGCCGACTACCTGGAGACCGCGGACGGGGACCAGTTCGTGCTGCAGTCCCTGGGTTTCCCCTCGGACGCCGCCGGCATGGAGATGGAAGCCGGGACCACACCGGACCCGCAGGCCATGGAGCTGACGGTTCCTGAGACCTGGCTCTCGGCGTTCGGCACGGAGGACCCGAACGAGGTCCTCGGAGAGACCGTCACGATCGGGCTCAAGGACCTGGCCCAGCAGGAGCAGGCGGTCGAGGCAGAGATCGTCGGCGTCTCCCAGCAGGCCATCTCCGGAGTCGGCGGCAGCCCCATGCCCTCCAGTGCCCTGAACCAGGAGTTGAACGACGTGCAGACCTCCGGGCTGGACGTGGAGCAGCCGAAGAACTATGTGCAGGCCGTGGCCACCGTGGAGAACATCGACGCCAACGAGACGGCCATCAAGCAGGCCTTGAGTGACGAGGGGCTGATGGGTCTGACCCTCGAAGACCAACTGGGAGTCCTGACCGGGATCATCGATACGGTGACCTGGGTCCTCAACGGCTTCGCGCTGATCGCCCTGCTGGCCGCCAGCTTCGGCATCGTCAACACCCTCCTGATGTCCGTCCAGGAGCGGACGCGGGAGATCGGCCTGATGAAGGCCCTGGGCATGGGCCGAGGCAAGGTCTTCGGGCTCTTCTCCACCGAGGCCGTCATGCTCGGCGTGATGGGCTCCGTGATCGGTGTGGGCCTCGGTGTGCTGTTGGGCGTGATCGGCAACGCCGCCCTGGTCAACGGCCCGCTGAGCGGTGTGGCCGGACTGAGTCTGTTCGCCGTCGACCCGCTGTCCATCGTCCTGATCGTCGCGCTGATCCTGGTGATCGCCTTCCTGGCCGGCACCATGCCGGCCGCCCGGGCCGCGAAGAAGGACCCGATCGAGGCCCTGCGGTACGAGTAGTCGGCCGGCTGGAGAGATCCTCCGGCTGCCTACCCCAACCCATCCAACCGTTCGAATCATTCGAACCAGTCGAACCAGTCGAATAACAGCGTGGCCGCTCCGATGGCCACCGCAACGAGAGGGGACATCTCATGACCGACAACCCGCAACAGCCCCAGGGCAACCCGGCCCCCCAGCAGCCGGGCCAGCAGCCGGGCCAGCAGCCGCCGGCCGCTCCAGGCCCGCTGCCCTATGGGACCCCGGCCCAGCAGCCCTACTCCGCTCC comes from Citricoccus muralis and encodes:
- a CDS encoding exodeoxyribonuclease III; its protein translation is MAGRIGDRLERVTSADTAPQPDSQPESQPAPVVHANANAPKAEGALRLATVNVNGIRAAHRKGMGAWFAGRGIDILTLQEVRAPKEIVENLLEEITGQNWHVVETEAAAKGRAGVAIATTLEPLQTRVGIGDSYFDDSGRWIETDLTAPDGKTLTVVSAYVHSGDVGTPKQVDKYRFLDEMVRHLPELRATKDYAVLTGDLNVGHTTRDIKNWKGNTKKAGFLPEERAYFDRFFGEEIGYVDVARQLAGDVEGPYTWWSMRGQAFDNDTGWRIDYQAATPELAAKATGAVVDRAPSWNTRFSDHAPLVVDYQF
- the trpS gene encoding tryptophan--tRNA ligase — its product is MTENTTPDAGAAPAAAGTPTAGRPAQTPRTSRTTPADVLAQDTAKTAHLAGASTRHRVLSGMQPSADSLHLGNYLGALVNWVQVQEDFDAYFFIPDLHAITVPQDPEAMVKRTRVAAAQFIAGGIDPERSTLFVQSQVPEHAQLAWILMCMTGMGEAQRMTQFKDKAARQGAEAAGVGLLAYPMLMAADILLYQPHGVPVGDDQRQHVELTRDLAQRFNARFGETFVVPTGFYPENGARIYDLQNPTSKMSKSAESPNGLINLLDDPKVIAKRIKSAVTDDGTEVRFDREAKPGVSNLLSIFAAFSGRTIPELEEAYVGKMYGHLKMDLAEVVVERLAPIRTRALELLDDPAELDRLLSQGALKAREVAVPVLADVYAKMGFQPPSR
- a CDS encoding ABC transporter ATP-binding protein, with protein sequence MSAPVLETENLVKVYGRGESRFDALKGLTFEIHEGESVAIVGKSGSGKSTLMHLLALLDEPTSGVVAMDGRPVSQLKPAQVSALRNDTFGFVFQQFFLNANQTVLENVILPLKIAGVSASERKRRGMEVLEQLEMADKAKNKANDLSGGQKQRVCIARALINQPTVLFADEPTGNLDTATGEVVEDILFGLHRDRGITLVVVTHDDDLASRCDRRLLMQDGLIVADDRGEAAKAAGAGVGQASREGSRQVGGHGKHAAPATADGQPASGQDTETGTKTGEGQA
- a CDS encoding ABC transporter permease, with translation MRNVDVVRTALGNTMRSKTRTFLTVIAIVIGAFTLTLTSGLGAGINKYVDSMVAGFGQTNQIYVMPGMDASQQMPTNGEPQEYDPEEAGATGEFGMQMLTEDDIATIEGINGVTDVEPIVFVTADYLETADGDQFVLQSLGFPSDAAGMEMEAGTTPDPQAMELTVPETWLSAFGTEDPNEVLGETVTIGLKDLAQQEQAVEAEIVGVSQQAISGVGGSPMPSSALNQELNDVQTSGLDVEQPKNYVQAVATVENIDANETAIKQALSDEGLMGLTLEDQLGVLTGIIDTVTWVLNGFALIALLAASFGIVNTLLMSVQERTREIGLMKALGMGRGKVFGLFSTEAVMLGVMGSVIGVGLGVLLGVIGNAALVNGPLSGVAGLSLFAVDPLSIVLIVALILVIAFLAGTMPAARAAKKDPIEALRYE